Sequence from the Bacillus sp. es.036 genome:
TGAAAAAGGAGCTTCCCGAAGTAGGAGATATTCACTTAACTGGTATTGTAAATGTAAGTGGGTTTATGGAATACTTTGTCTTGCAAAATACGAGGTTAAATCTTGTGATGAAAATGGCTGATGTGATGGCAATCAGTCTTCACGAATCGATTGAAGCATATGGAAGAGACGTTCCAATTGAAAAACACAAAGCAAATTGGGGAGATGACCTGATTCAACTTCCATAGCAAAAAGCTCATGCTTCGGCTACAAAGCCAAAACATGAGCTTTTTTAAATCTACTTAATTAAAAAAAAGCGGGAAAAGATACAAGGACGTTACAAGAATCGCAGCAACTAATAAAGCAGGAAGAAAATTAGCCACACGAATTTTTATGATACCAAGCAAGTTTAGGCCAATCGCCATTATCATTATGCCTCCAGCTGATGTCACTTCTGCAATAAAAGCATCAAGGAGGAACTGAGGGACGACTTGATTAATTTGAGAAGCAAACAAAGCGATTAATCCTTGATAAATCATAACCGGAATAGCTGAAAATAACACCCCATAACCAAGCGTGGCGGTAAACATAATTGCGGTAAAACCATCAATTAGTGACTTCGTAAATAAAATCGAATGATCATTTCGCAGTCCGCTATCAAGGGCCCCAAGAATCGCCATCGCACCAACTACATAAACGAGAGTAGCTGTGACAAAAGCCTGGGCAACGCTACCCTCAGAAGTAGCGCCTGTTTTCTTTTCAATCCAGTTACCCAATGTTGCAAGTTTCCCTTCAAGATCCCAGTACTCTCCTAGCATCCCACCAATAACAAGACTGCCAATCACAATGAGGAATTGCTCGCTTTTCATAGCCATTTGAAGGCCAATCACCGTAATAACGAGAGCAAGCCCTTGCATGATGGTCGTTTTCATTCTGTCTGGAATTCGACTGCTAACTGTTCCGATTAAAGCACCAACCATAATGGCTAATCCGTTTACAACCGTACCTAAAAACACCATTCCCTACATCTCCTCAGCCGAAGTACCCCTCAACAATTTCTTCTACTGCTTCAATTACTTTATAAACCTCATCTTCCGTATTATAAGGCCCTACACTTAAACGAACAGTTCCCGTTCTGCTCGTACCAATCGTCTCATGACCGAGCGGAGTACAATGCAACCCAGCTCTCACCGCTATTTCATAATGCTGATCTAGGATAATTGCAATCTCCTGGGCATCTATTCCTTCAATTGTAAATGGAATAACGGCAAGTCGTTGTTCTGGTCCGTAAACGTGAACGTAATCGATTTGATTCAACCGATTAACGAGAATCTCTGTTAGCTTCTGTTCATGCTTTCTTATTTCAGGAAGACCCATCTTTTTTACCGCGTTTAATCCAGCTAGTAACCCTGCAATTCCAGGCGTATTTAGTGTACCGCTCTCAAGACGCTCCGGCAGTTGATTGGGTTGATCAATTAATTCTGAGCTACCACCTGTTCCCCCGTGATAAAGAGGATTTAGTTCGATTCCTTCACTAACCATGAGCACACCAGTCCCTTGAGGGCCTAACAAGCCTTTATGACCAGGAAAGGCTAATAGATCAATACTCATATCACTCATATGGATAGGGACGATACCAGCGGTTTGAGAGGCATCTACTAAAAAGGTGATTTCTTTTTCTCTTGCAATCTCACCTACAACATCAATTGGAACAATGTTACCGGTTAAATTCGATCCATGTGAAACGATAATCATTTTTGTATTTGGTTGAATCGCTTGGCGAAATGCATCGCTATCAAATTCATTGAATTCCCCTATGTTAACGTAATCGACTTCAATTCCAACAGTTTTTTTCATGTATTCAAGAGGACGGCGAACAGAGTTATGCTCATATGAGGTCGTTAGAACATGGTCTCCTTCAAGAAAATGAAAACCTTTAATCGCTTGATTTAGAGCCGCAGTTGCATTAGCTGTAAAACAAACGCGTTCCGAATGGTTAAAACCAAAAAAATCCGCCAGTTGTTCACGTGCACGAATAACCGTATCATTAGCACGTCTAGATAAGGCGTGTCCACCTCGGCCTGGATTTGCTGCATACTCTGTCATCACCTCTGTCATAGCTTGGACAACTTCCGGCGGTTTAGGAAAAGATGTAGCCGCTTGATCGAAATATATCACGTTACCACCTCATCATTTTCGTTAGAATAAGAGCATGAACTAAGCTCATGCTCTTATTCGGTACCTTCTTCTAAAACTTCTAAAATACGATTAAGATCTTCCTCTGAAAAGAATTCAATTTCTATTTTACCTTTTTTCTTTGACCGTTTAATTGAAACAGATGTTCCGAACTTCTCACGAAGGGAACTTTCTTTTTCCTTCAAAAACGGGTCAGACTTCTCACCTTTCTTTGTTTCACGTGAAACGCTCTGATTCAATTGCGTAATTAACTTTTCAAGCTGCCGAACGTTTAATTTTTCTTCCAATGCTCGATCAGCTAACGTTTTTCGAGCTTCTTTCTTCTTTAATCCAAGTATCGCTCTTCCGTGTCCCATTGAAAGTTTCCCATCAGAAATATACTCCTGTACCTCAGGTGGTAATTGCAGTAAACGTAAAAAGTTAGCCAAATGCGGCCTGCTTTTTCCCAGGCGCTTTGACAACTCTTCTTGGGTAACGTCTGTTTCTTTCATCAACTTCTGATAAGCAAGAGCTTCTTCAATTGGATTTAAATTTTCGCGCTGTAGATTTTCAATTAATGCGATTTCCATCATTTTTCGATCCGTTAACTTTTTCACAACAGCAGGAATTGTTGTAAGACCTGCTTCTTTTGAAGCGCGATATCTTCGTTCCCCTACAACAATTTCATAACCCTTAATACTTTGTCGAACGATTAATGGTTGAAGAACACCGAAAGATTCGATCGAAGCGCGCAATTCTTCAATTGCTTCATCACTAAACTTCTTTCTTGGTTGATAGGGGTTAGGACGCAGTTCATTGAGCGGTATTTCTTTCACAACCTCGTCCTCTTTTTGAGAAGGAAATAAAGCGTTGATTCCCTTTCCCAAACCACGATTAGCCATTGTCTAACACTTCCTTCGCAAGTTCTAAATAAGTTTCAGCTCCTCGAGATTTTGGATCATATACAATGACTGGCTTACCATGACTTGGCGCTTCACTCAAACGTACATTCCTTGGAATAATTACTCGATACACTTTTTCTTGAAAATATTTCTTCACCTCTTCAATGACTTGAATACCAAGATTTGTTCTGGCATCGAGCATTGTTAAGAGCACTCCTTCAATTTCTAATTCTGTATTTAAATGCTTTTGAACAAGTCGCACTGTGTTCAATAACTGACTTAACCCTTCTAATGCATAGTACTCACACTGCACAGGGATAAGCACTGCATTCGCAGCGGTTAGAGCGTTTATTGTTAATAATCCTAATGATGGAGGACAATCTATTATAATATAATCATACTTTTTTTCAACTTTATTGAGAGCCCTTTTCAATCTTACTTCCCGGGAAATGGTTGGAACTAGTTCAATTTCTGCACCTGCAAGCTGAATAGTCGAAGGAATCACATCCAAGTTCTCGACGATTGTCTGCTGGATAACCTCTTCCGCTTCCACATCATCGACAAGAACATTATACACACAAGTTTCGATATCCCCTTTTTCAATTCCCACACCGCTGGTTGCGTTGCCTTGAGGATCAATATCTACAAGTAGAACTTTCTTTCCAAGATAAGCAAGACATGCACTCATGTTAACTGAAGTCGTCGTCTTTCCAACTCCACCTTTTTGATTTGTAATCGCTACAATATTCGCCAAGATGCCACCCCACTCCCATTCCCAACTTTACTGTCTTTAGTTTATCATGTTTCCAATTTTCCGGACCTCTTTTTCATTTCCTATCAAGTTCCCACCTTCACATGGGCAGGGATTTTTGATAAGAAAAAAACTCATCCGCCTGGATGAGTTTACTTCTTTTTTGGTATTCGAATGGTAAATTGATAGTATTCGTCGTGGTCTTCTTCATCTGTGTCAATCATTAAACCAGTCTCTGTAACCATATCAAGCGATTGGCGGATGGTATTTACTGCCAATCTCATATCCTTACTAACCGATTTTTTCCTCGGCTTCGGTTTTTGGATCGTGCCTTCTAACATACGAGCCACACGTTCTTCCGTCTGCTTTACATTCCACTGTCGTTCAAGAACTTCACTCAGAACTTTCACCTGATTCTCAGGATTCTTAAGTGGAATTAACGCTCGGGCGTGCCTCTCCGTAATTTTCTTCTGTAAAAGAGCTTGTTGAACAGGTTCAGGCAACTTCAATAACCTTAGTTTATTCGCTATGGTAGATTGCCCTTTGCCAAGCCGCTGAGCAAGACTCTCCTGTGTTAAATCATGTAGCTCGATTAATTGAGCGTAAGCCATTGCTTCTTCGACAGCAGTTAATTCTTCACGCTGCAAATTTTCAATAAGAGCTATTGAGGCTGTTTGAGAATCATTAAATTCCTTAACAATCGCAGGAATTCGTTCCCAACCAAGCTTCTTTACTGCTCTCCATCGTCTTTCCCCGGCAATAATTTCATACTTGCCTTCACGTTCTCTAACCACGATCGGCTGAATAACTCCATGAGTCTTTATCGTTTGAGATAGTTCAGTAATTCTCTCATCTATAAAAATTGTTCGAGGCTGGAAGCGGTTCGGAATAATATCCTCAACAAGAAGTTGCTTCACTTCCTCTTGTTCTACTTCCATCGTCTCGCTTTTTTCATCGTTCAAACCGAAAAGACGTGAAAACGTATGCTTCATCGCCTAACACCACCTTTAATCGACTCCTTAACTGATTCGCTGCCTAAAAACAAATTCCTTCCATAGGAGCAGCGTTCCATGTGAAACACTTAACCGTTCATATGCAGTCTATCTTCATTATAAAGGATTTTTATTTGGCGTGCCTGGCTTTCTTGGATATTTTTTAGGAGTCGTTTTGATTTTTTTAATCGTTACGATATTTCGCTCACTTTTTTCAGCTGGTAGTGTTAGCGTATCTCGCTTAACGACTTCCCCACCAAGAAGCTTAATTGCTTGCTTTCCTGTATCCAGCTCATCCTCTACATTTGGACCTTTCAACGCCACAAAGTAACCGTTAGTTTTAACGAGAGGTAGACATAATTCACCAAGAACAGACAGTCGCGCAACAGCTCTTGCCGTAACAACATCATACTTTTCGCGATGATCTTTGTTTTTACCAAATAGTTCTGCCCGATCATGATAAAAAGAGACATTTTCTAATTGAAGTTTAGAAGAAAGATGCTCCAGGAAACCAATTCGTTTGTTAAGTGAATCGACAATCGTGATGTTTAAATGAGGAAAACAAAT
This genomic interval carries:
- a CDS encoding aminotransferase class V-fold PLP-dependent enzyme, with protein sequence MIYFDQAATSFPKPPEVVQAMTEVMTEYAANPGRGGHALSRRANDTVIRAREQLADFFGFNHSERVCFTANATAALNQAIKGFHFLEGDHVLTTSYEHNSVRRPLEYMKKTVGIEVDYVNIGEFNEFDSDAFRQAIQPNTKMIIVSHGSNLTGNIVPIDVVGEIAREKEITFLVDASQTAGIVPIHMSDMSIDLLAFPGHKGLLGPQGTGVLMVSEGIELNPLYHGGTGGSSELIDQPNQLPERLESGTLNTPGIAGLLAGLNAVKKMGLPEIRKHEQKLTEILVNRLNQIDYVHVYGPEQRLAVIPFTIEGIDAQEIAIILDQHYEIAVRAGLHCTPLGHETIGTSRTGTVRLSVGPYNTEDEVYKVIEAVEEIVEGYFG
- the rsmG gene encoding 16S rRNA (guanine(527)-N(7))-methyltransferase RsmG; this translates as MNEQQFQELLEEKGITLSSKQLQQFQTYYEVLVEWNEKMNLTAITDKEEVYEKHFFDSIMAAFSFDFSSDYHICDVGAGAGFPSLPIKICFPHLNITIVDSLNKRIGFLEHLSSKLQLENVSFYHDRAELFGKNKDHREKYDVVTARAVARLSVLGELCLPLVKTNGYFVALKGPNVEDELDTGKQAIKLLGGEVVKRDTLTLPAEKSERNIVTIKKIKTTPKKYPRKPGTPNKNPL
- the noc gene encoding nucleoid occlusion protein is translated as MKHTFSRLFGLNDEKSETMEVEQEEVKQLLVEDIIPNRFQPRTIFIDERITELSQTIKTHGVIQPIVVREREGKYEIIAGERRWRAVKKLGWERIPAIVKEFNDSQTASIALIENLQREELTAVEEAMAYAQLIELHDLTQESLAQRLGKGQSTIANKLRLLKLPEPVQQALLQKKITERHARALIPLKNPENQVKVLSEVLERQWNVKQTEERVARMLEGTIQKPKPRKKSVSKDMRLAVNTIRQSLDMVTETGLMIDTDEEDHDEYYQFTIRIPKKK
- a CDS encoding ParB/RepB/Spo0J family partition protein, with the protein product MANRGLGKGINALFPSQKEDEVVKEIPLNELRPNPYQPRKKFSDEAIEELRASIESFGVLQPLIVRQSIKGYEIVVGERRYRASKEAGLTTIPAVVKKLTDRKMMEIALIENLQRENLNPIEEALAYQKLMKETDVTQEELSKRLGKSRPHLANFLRLLQLPPEVQEYISDGKLSMGHGRAILGLKKKEARKTLADRALEEKLNVRQLEKLITQLNQSVSRETKKGEKSDPFLKEKESSLREKFGTSVSIKRSKKKGKIEIEFFSEEDLNRILEVLEEGTE
- a CDS encoding ParA family protein, which codes for MANIVAITNQKGGVGKTTTSVNMSACLAYLGKKVLLVDIDPQGNATSGVGIEKGDIETCVYNVLVDDVEAEEVIQQTIVENLDVIPSTIQLAGAEIELVPTISREVRLKRALNKVEKKYDYIIIDCPPSLGLLTINALTAANAVLIPVQCEYYALEGLSQLLNTVRLVQKHLNTELEIEGVLLTMLDARTNLGIQVIEEVKKYFQEKVYRVIIPRNVRLSEAPSHGKPVIVYDPKSRGAETYLELAKEVLDNG
- a CDS encoding DUF554 domain-containing protein gives rise to the protein MVFLGTVVNGLAIMVGALIGTVSSRIPDRMKTTIMQGLALVITVIGLQMAMKSEQFLIVIGSLVIGGMLGEYWDLEGKLATLGNWIEKKTGATSEGSVAQAFVTATLVYVVGAMAILGALDSGLRNDHSILFTKSLIDGFTAIMFTATLGYGVLFSAIPVMIYQGLIALFASQINQVVPQFLLDAFIAEVTSAGGIMIMAIGLNLLGIIKIRVANFLPALLVAAILVTSLYLFPLFFN